The Achromobacter spanius genome includes the window CCGCCGAAACCCTGCAACACCACATCCGCCTGCTTGGCCAGCCGGTGTACCACCGCCCTGCCCGCCTCGGTCTTCAGGTCGACGGCCAGACTGCGCTTGTTGTGGTTCACGGCCAGAAAGGTGGCGGACTGGCCGTCATCCTGCGGCAACCAGGCGCGCGTATCGTCACCCGTGCCAACGGGTTCCACCTTGATCACCCGCGCACCCAGTTCACCCAGATATTGGCCGCACAAGGGGCCGGCCAAGACCTTGCTGAGATCCAGAACCGTAATGTTCTTAAGGGGCGCCATGTTTGCGGAAGTCGGCAAATTCATCATTCAGCCTTCAAGCCCACGGTGTTCGCGGCGTCGGTCCATTGGGCCGTTTCACGCTTGAAAAAAGCTTCCAGTTCAGCGGGTGCGACAGATAGCGCCTCCGCCCCGCGCTCTTGCATGGCCTTTCGATAGGCCTCGCTTGCCACCACCTTCGCCACGGCCGCGCGCAGCTTGGTCACCACCTCGGGCGGGGTGCCTTTCGGCGCCTGCAGCGAGAACCAGAACTTCAGGTCCAGACCGGCGTAGCCGGCTTCCTTCAGGGTCGGTACGTCGGGCAGCATGGGCGAACGCTCAGCCGAGGTGATGGCCAGCGCGCGAAGCCTGCCGGCCTGTACCTGGCCGAGACTGGTGGACATGCTGTCAAACAAAAAATCCACCTGCCCGCCGATAACGTCGGTCACGGCATTGGCGCTGCCCTTGTAGGCCACTCCCACCGCTTGGAACTTGGCCAGCTTTTGCAGCAACGTGCCATACACATGCGGCGAGCTGCCCGGGCCAAACGTCGCAAAGCTCAAGCCGTGGGGCGCCTCGCGGCCTTGCTGGACCAGATCTGCCAGCGTTTTGGCGGGAGTACGTTCGGGATTGACAACCAACAGGTTGGGCATGGCGCCTGTGATGCCGATCGGCACATAGTCCTGCAAGGGATGCATCT containing:
- a CDS encoding Bug family tripartite tricarboxylate transporter substrate binding protein: MALMKALAIAIAATVLVSPAVADTWPTKPITLLVPFSAGGPTDFIARLVAEPLSRELGQQVIVQNKPGASGNVGYQSVLNGPADGYTLMHNTVGMQAINPLMYPNAKMHPLQDYVPIGITGAMPNLLVVNPERTPAKTLADLVQQGREAPHGLSFATFGPGSSPHVYGTLLQKLAKFQAVGVAYKGSANAVTDVIGGQVDFLFDSMSTSLGQVQAGRLRALAITSAERSPMLPDVPTLKEAGYAGLDLKFWFSLQAPKGTPPEVVTKLRAAVAKVVASEAYRKAMQERGAEALSVAPAELEAFFKRETAQWTDAANTVGLKAE